One genomic region from Hoeflea algicola encodes:
- a CDS encoding TIM barrel protein has protein sequence MTIRIGNAPCSWGVEFASDPRNPAWRTVLSQCAEAGYTGIELGPVGFMPEDPAVLAEALDENAQELIGGVVFRAFHDADQWDDVMDGAVRTCKALTAHGAQHLVLIDSISPRRAPTAGRADQAEQMDNAEWTAFRERIATVAKLGAEEYGLTVGIHAHAAGFMDFEPELERLLDEVDEKILKICFDTGHHSYAGFDPVSFMKRHIDRISYMHFKDIDPVVKASVLEHGTGFYDACGQGIFCNLGDGDVDFASVRQILLDHGFEGWCTVEQDCDPLLDPDPVGDAKANRDYLQSIGF, from the coding sequence ATGACTATCAGAATTGGCAATGCACCCTGCTCCTGGGGTGTGGAATTCGCAAGCGACCCGCGCAATCCGGCCTGGCGCACGGTGTTAAGCCAATGCGCCGAGGCCGGCTATACTGGCATCGAACTCGGCCCGGTCGGCTTCATGCCGGAGGACCCGGCAGTGCTTGCCGAAGCGCTTGATGAAAACGCGCAGGAACTGATCGGCGGCGTGGTGTTCCGCGCCTTTCACGACGCAGACCAGTGGGACGACGTGATGGATGGCGCCGTGCGCACCTGCAAGGCGCTCACCGCCCATGGCGCGCAGCATCTGGTGCTGATCGACTCGATCTCGCCACGCCGCGCACCGACCGCCGGCCGCGCCGATCAGGCCGAGCAGATGGACAACGCTGAATGGACGGCGTTCCGCGAGCGCATCGCCACCGTGGCAAAACTCGGCGCGGAGGAATATGGCCTCACCGTCGGCATCCACGCCCACGCCGCGGGCTTCATGGATTTCGAGCCCGAACTCGAGCGGTTGCTCGACGAAGTTGACGAGAAGATCCTGAAGATCTGCTTTGACACCGGCCACCATTCCTATGCGGGGTTTGATCCGGTGAGCTTCATGAAGCGCCATATCGACCGCATTTCCTACATGCATTTCAAGGACATCGATCCGGTTGTCAAAGCCAGCGTGCTCGAACACGGCACCGGTTTCTACGACGCCTGCGGCCAGGGCATTTTCTGCAATCTCGGCGACGGCGATGTCGATTTCGCTTCCGTGCGGCAGATCCTTCTCGATCATGGCTTTGAAGGCTGGTGCACGGTCGAACAGGATTGCGATCCGCTGCTCGACCCCGATCCGGTCGGTGATGCCAAAGCCAACCGCGACTATCTGCAATCCATCGGATTTTGA